The Hemicordylus capensis ecotype Gifberg chromosome 11, rHemCap1.1.pri, whole genome shotgun sequence genome includes the window GGTATCCTTTGCTATTTGGATAgtgaaccagttgcaggggagcaacagcaggagagagggcatgcacagacctcttgcctgtgggctccccagtggcatctggtgggccactgtgtgaaacaggatgctggactagatgggcctccttgggcctgatccagcagggctgttatgttcttatgtaacctttTGATGGCCTTGGGACCGCGGCAGATTAGAGCCTGCCAGAGGCAACTTATGTATGAGCCACCTTGAGAGCCATTACAACGAGAGGCAGGCATTCTGCAGGTGTAGCTTCACTAGAAGATATAGAGGTGCAGAGATATCAAAGAGATGCACCAGTTTAATGGTACTTGCCATGCAGCTCTTAAAGTCACAGGATCCCTGCCGGGCAGAAAAGCTGGCAATCTaaatggagtgggggcagggagaagctTCTCTACCTCCAGCAAATGCTTCCAGGAAAGCCTCTCCTTTCCACCCATCTGGCATGCTCCCCTTTCCCGCTTCTGCAGAAACCATCCCGGGGTTGGGAGAGGGTAGGGCATCAATCACACAGGCAAGGTTAGCGGAACGAGTCCCAGCTGATTAAAGAGCCCTGGCACAGTCTTGACGTCAGGAACAAATCTCAACCACCgccacggcagcagcagcagctctgctggGGGAACTGGCTGGGCAGACTCCAGCTCTCCGGCCTTTGGAGGAGCAGGCCAGGGTCTGGTTGCGCCAGCAAGCTGACTTCAAGCAGGCTAGGAATTCTTCCAAATTAGGGCCCAGGGAATACTTTTGTTCCGCCATccaatgaaaaaaagaaagaaatgttttgAGAACTGCAGCCTGAGTCCCTCGCACTCTGGTGTTTTTCTTTGCCTCTCTAGCTTTGTGCTATTATACAGCAAATGCAGGAATACAGCAGAGCCAGATGAGCGGGAGCTTCTTGCAAAagagatcaatcaatcaatcaatcaatcaatcgatggttagatttttataccgcctttcattaaaagaatcccaaggcagaaaagaagcttttctctctctccccccgtaaCAGTAAGACCCAGGTCATCCAGTGAAACAGAGTGACAGGAGAGTCCGGATAGAACCGAAAGAAAAACGGGGGGGGGATTCCTCACCCAGCACCTATGTAGCAGAAGTGCCTGCTGGTATCACCCTTGCTGCTTGTCTGCCACCCAAACGTCCCACCATCTGCTTCTGCCCGGAGGGATCATGTCAGCAGCAGTCCTGGCCGTCACGAGAAGGCAGCTGCTGTGGGCCATCGTGGGCAGAAGGTCATCTGCATCAGCCCTGCAACAGGGTCCAGGGCCTGGTGGCGAGTATCCTGGGCAGAGGGAACCTGAGATGCCCGGCCACCTTGCACTCTCCTGACCCCATCTTTGGCCACTTCCccaggaactttcccagacaacaggctttactgtgggttcacggagaggctttactgagagttcaaagttgccccccccccaaaaaaaagccaATGcacaaagtggatttttaaaatctccacatataaatcaggctactttctaatgcacaatgaaaaacctgacttGTGTGTgcaagtgctccctgatagctcgcagggactttaaGGTAGATGTGACCAATATGtcaatgcaccccctccattctgcagGAGATGTGAACCAagagccgggtgtgaaaaactgtGAAACTCAATCTGTGCAGTTTGCCCTTTGTGCCCAGGGCGAGGATGGCCTTCTGCTCAGCCAGCTGCACAAGAATGTTCTCCTTGCCTACAATACTTACTGCACTCCAGACAGGGGGTTTAGTCTGGGATTGTCACATTTTGTTCACTCACACTTTACGGGGGTGGGGGTCATGGGACATTGCCATTTATGTCCACCAGTGATTTCCTTAAAACAGTCACATTTATGAACTCAAAAAAACCACTGTGCACACGCACAGAACGCTACAAGCAGGGCAGCACCTACATCTGTGGGCTGCCATTGCCACAGCTGTTCCATCTTTCTTTGAGAGGCGCATGCCCAGAGGCAACAGCCCACAATAGAAAAGGGCCAGTCTTAAGAGTAAAAAGGGCCagtcttagagaggagagctggtcttgtggtagcaagcatgacttgtccccttagctgagcagggtctgccctggttgcatatgaatgggagactagaagtctgagcactggaagatattcccttcaggggatggagccgctctgggaagagcatctaggttccaagttccctccctggtggcatctccaagatagggctgagagagagagactcccgcctgcaaccttggagaagctgctgccaatctgtgaagacaatactgagctgaatagaccaatggtctgacttagtatatggcagcttcctatcctatGTACCACGTCTCGGAAGCAAACtatgaggccattctcatgacacACACTGCTTGGGGAGGAGAGAGCTTACTCAAGCAGGCAGCCCTTGCCTCTCCTTCAAACTCAATCTTTGTTTTCCTACCGGAAACAACTATCTTTCTTTCCACGCCACCCCCATAGGAATTTGTAGAAAAGGAACACAGTTTGGGTTTTGAGAAAATGGGAGTTCATAGCAAAAATCCAAAGTGTTTACATTTTTCTCTAAACGCCATTTTCTCATATGGAACAGGGTGAAATAgatattttctcttttttaaacagTATGCATACTGGTCAATGACTGCAATAAATATATTTTCTCTTAATGTTTTTGGAAATAAACACATCAGTACATAAGATTTAGTCCCTTGCCTTCTTCCAGGGGCCTGGCTTCCCCGCCCTTGCCAGGTCCCAGTGCCACAGTAATGGCAAAAACAGGACAGACAGAATTCTCCCTTCTGGGTGCCTCTTAAAGGGGTAGGGCCCCTCGTGGGGTCTAATCCAGGCGGCCCTATGCCCCCTACATCTCAGTCCACTGGTCTGTCCCTTTCCTTCAGGTATCTGGATGCACTGTCCCTGAGATCTAAATAatctctgctaactgggtaaagaggcgcTTTTTAGAGTGGCAGCTTTCTTAtgatttagcagggagagcaacagTCCCGATCCAGCCCAACATAGCATCcgtcccagtggctgttgctgggatctccCTTATTGTTTACTGCTAGACTGTGAacctttttgggacaggaaaccatttctgATAACtttactatgtaaaccacttccaTAACTTCTTTcttggaaaacggtatataaatatacttaataaaataataaaataataattaataataataataataactagctgggccgtgtgcagagcatctgcgcctctagttctccccgcaTCTGCCTGCCggctgctgttttcttcccccaccaccgTTTTGTTTCCCTGTCATTCCTCCACCAgcgctgccactttcctctccccctgccaggagcttgctcgtgaactcttgtgaatgctgccatgcatgggattagcgacgggtatgccttagatagatagatagacagacagataggtagatagatagataacaaacTACACAGTACAAGCAAATCCTCAatagtttcttcttctttaaaaggaAAAGTAGCTTTGGGATGGTGTGGTTTTGGAGCACAGAAAGGGGAACGGGTGCATCTACCATCTGCATTCTGGTTATCCAGGATGGAGCCTGCTCAGCACCAAGGTTGTACAACGCTTTCCCTGGGGAAGTTCATTCTGCCCCACTCTTGTGTTTTAAATGTCAGGTTAACACAGTTCttttttgtttctgaaataaatggtTTGTTTTTGCCACTGCcaggtttcttttttcttttcttttttttacagccCATTTGATTAATGGCCTTTTGATCATCCCGACTGATTATTGTTTTCATATGTATTTTTTGAATTTACGTTTTTTGTAAGTCACATGGTAGATCCTCTGAGCCAAAAGGTAGGGTAGGAACAATTTTTGGAAATAACTTTTTTTCTCACTCACCATTGTTTAAACTCCAAATCACCCCCTTCCTTAGGTCCCCTAGATTCTAGGACCTTCTCCTACTCATCTTTCCATTCCTTAGCCAGCtccacagggtgtgtgtgagacTCTAATCTCAGCCAGACAGCTAAGCTAAGCTGTAAACATTTGGATGCTGATAGCTTAGTTCCCTGAGAAGCTGGAATGTTTATGGACATTCTGTAACATCACAACCACTTAACTATTCAGTGTTGGAGGCTTTGCTGCCAGAAACAGGCTTGGTCCTCCTTTACAtgagaaaagctctgctggattaggcccaaggcccagcatcctgtttcacacagtggcccagcagatgcctctgggaagcccacaggcaagagctgagggcatgccctctctcctactgctactcccctgcaactggtattttgaggtggcttatagctctcagactagtagcccttgatagacctgtcctccatgaatttatatacactcctcttaaagccatccaagctgatggctatcaccacatcttgtggcagataattccataggttgattatagattgtgtgaaaaagtacttccttttgtcagtcctacatttcttgacaaccagtttcatgggatgaccccaggttctagtgttatgagagagggcaTCCTCCTTATAAGGAGGAGTCTCCTTATAAGGGCATCCTCCTTGCATAAGGAGGAGAGGGCATCCTCCTTATGCAAGGtccattttagaatgtgagggTGCACCTTTGGACGATTAGCATGGCACGAGAGATGGAAACGTCAGCATGCCAAGGAAGCATGCAAATTGGCTCAATGGCTTTTTCCTCCCCAGCATAATTGTGCTCCCAACAGAAATACCAGCACCGCAGTGTTGGAAAGAGCAATGGGGGAGGTCTTTCCATCCTCCTTGACCCTTTAACGAGGAGGCAGAGAGAAATATCCTTTTTTCCTTTATTACACAGAGTTCCCAGCCAAGCCTGCGAAAGCAAGAGCCGGCCAGCGCTTGAGGCCCAGAAATATACACAGTGCTACACTTGGAAAGAGGCTCTTCAAAAAAGTTACCGCGGAAGTCAGAAAATTGGCTTCTTTTGCCATTTTTTTTGTTGCTTTTGAACCTATAAATAAAAAGCCATCGTTCTGGGCACACCAGAAGCTGTAGCAATCAGCCAAGATATTCCGTTATCACGTTTTGGCCCTTTCTTCCTACTCTAAGTGAAGGAAAGACAAATGACAGATTGGGTATGAATGGTTCCTAAGGATCTAGCATTGTAGCTTCTGTGCAAGATAAGTCTctgttcccaccccaccccaccccaccccaggggcATGTACagagtttgggggggggcaaggtgggAGTGAGCTGTGAGTGCACATCAAAGCACACCCACAGACCCCTCTTTCCATCAACCTGAACATGAAGATGGAGGGCCACATCCAGAGATTAGTCTTAACTAAACTCCATTGAAGTGAATGAGAAAGGTTTCTCATGACTAACCTCATTCCCACCCTTCATCATAACCAGCTTTGTCCGGATGCTGCCCAGGGTCCGAGCTGAACTAGACCTTTGATGGGAGACCCTAGGCCTGGGAATCCAGACCTCTTATTGGCTATAATCCATGATGGCTATAGAGAGCTGCCGGATCCAGAGGCACTATGCCCCTGCAACCCAGCCGGGACGGAGCAACTGTGAGAGAGACCACCGGTTTCCAGACCTggttgtgggctccccagagtatCCTCTTGGCCACTGCAGGGAGGAGGATGCAGAACTGAATGGCCACACGCACACTGCAGCCCAATCAGCAGGTCTGATCTGCACTGATCATCTAAGAGTGTATTTGGGAGGGAAGAAGCAGTGGGATGGGGGCTGCTtaggaacaccccaccaccaccaccaccaccaccaccaaatcacACTTCTTCCCTGCACCACTTCATCCCTAGCTGCTTTCTTTAGCTGGGCTTACCGGACATGCGTTTCTCAGCTTCTAGAAAAGTGGCCAGAGGTGTGGGTTTGAGcacccctccctctctcatcaGTTCTCTCCTCCAaatcatccctcccccccccatattttagCTGTCTGGTGGAGAACTGGGCACCCAGATCTCCGCTCTACATCCAGAGCCACTGGATGGAAATGGGCTGGGTCCAATGGTGCATAGAAGTGGTGGGATGAGATGGTTGCTTGCCTACTCACCTTGAGGCTGCCTCACTGGCAGTCTAAACACAGAGCTGCTTACATAGGCTATGGCTACCATGtctgtggcagggagggggggtcCTTTGCCCTTCTCAGCCCCCCTCCGCCACACGGCAACCCTTCCACCAAACGCCCTTAGCGCACGGCACATCTAAGCATCTTCCTGCCGCAGAGGCAGAGCAAGAGGCATGGAGCCCTTCGCATGGTAAGCTACCCGACCCCCTCGTTCTCCACGTAATGTTGCATTGCAGGTTAATACTGGCaaattgcaccccccaccccacccaccaccctgccctgcccccagacaCAAGTTCAGCATCGTCCCCACACACAGCAGCATCCATGTCCACGGTCCAGGGAAAGTTGCACGCTACGGTTGGCTACTGCTGGACAGAAGGGCCACCTTACTCAGGTGTCGGCGCAGGGAGGAGCCAGAGGGGGGTCCATTTGGAAAGGGAGGGAAGGTGCCAGGACTGGGCAGTTTCTATGTTCTAAAGGACCAACAGCACAAGGAGGATCGAGGGTCAAGGGGCCGTCGGCTTTGggtgtggtttggttttggtttaagCGTCACTCACGGTAGAAAACATATTCGGTGTAAGAGGTCCAGATCTTGTCGTCCGTCTGCTCGTGGGCAAACGCGCAGGTCCCCGTGGAGTTGCAGGCCACCATGTGGAAGCCGGAATCGGCCAGTTTGTCAAAGGCCTGCTCCAGGAAGGTGAACTTGAGGTAGTACCTGGAGGTGTAGCGCTCCGGCGGCCGGTCGGGGTCCCTGCTCTCGTTCAGCGTCTCCCCAAAGACTTCCTTGGCCAGGGAGGTCTTGCCGCACACCATGATCCTCGCCACCCTGCGGAACTTAGCGTCCGTCTGGCTGTCTCTGCCCAGAGTGTAGGAGCCGCGGTAGCCGATGGTGATGAAGCCGGACCTGCGGAGCTCGGGCCCAGCGCCGCCCCCCGCGCTGGCTGGGAGGGAGCCTCCTGGGGTGCCCGCGAGGGCGGCgctggcagcagccaggttgCGGGCCGTGTCCATGCTAGGAGAGAGCTCCTCTGGGTCGCTCTGGCAGGGCTCCTCCCCGATGGAGTTCTGCTTGCTGATCTTGGGGGCCAGGCTCTTGACCAGCTCAGGCAGCTTGAAGTACTCGGCTTCTCGCTGCAAGCGGCCCCGCTCCGGGAAGTGCTCGGGAAGCACCAGCTGCTGGTCCCTCATGAAGTCCAAGATGTAGCGGAAGAGGAAGCCATCGCGGTCCACAAAGAACCTGCCCTTGCTGTCCCGAGCCAAGGAGTGGGTGCTCTTTTGAGTGAACATCTCCCAGAGCAAGGAGCCAGGGACGCTGACCAGAGTGTTGTGGCGGGTGATGTAGACCTGCCCACCCACGTTGAGCTCCACAATCTCGGGGAAAACCACGTCCTCGCCGGGTTTGGCACAGCTCGCATGGTCTGCCAGGGCCATCATGAGCCCCCTTCTCCTGCACCCCTGCAAAAGAGAGAGTGGCCAAGGCATTAGGCTCACCAGACATGCAGCCCGCCTACCCACAGGCCATGCAGGCTTCCAAGACACCTCTGTGTTACACGCTGAGAGATCGGAAGCGGATCCCTCCGGGTAACCAAGTAAGATTCACCTGAAACCAAGAGCCTTGTGGCATCTTAGACACAGTTATTGCCACCATCTCACAGAAGctgtgaagagagctggtcttgtggtagcaagcatgactagtccccttagctaagcagggtccaccctggttgcatatgaatgggagactagaagtgtgagcactgtaagagattccccttgagggatggagccactctgggaagagcagaaggttcccagttcctcccttgcagcaactccaagacagggctgagagagattcctgcctgcaaccctggagaagccgctgccagtctgtgtagacaatactgagctagatggaccaagggtctgactcagtagaaggcagctccctatgttccactTCATCGGATACAACAAACAAAAGCTTCTGTGACAATTGGTCCTTTCAGGTGCTATGAGACTTGGTTTTGCGTTTGCTGTAGCAGACGAATGCGGCCACCCCATCTGAGCAATGCATTCCTCTCATGGAGCATCCTCAGAATTGGTGGCTGTGGGATTTTGGAGCCCGTCTTCGTCTCCTCCCAGGGTCTTGCTCCTGGGCTCCTCCATACCTCCCAATTCTAGGGCTGAGGGTGTGTGAGCCAGAGGAGTCCCTGCATTGCAAGGCAGACAACAACGGGGTGGCTGTGTGCTCTCTCCCATCCCCTTGTATCCTAGGCACCGGCTTCGCAGCCTGGCTCTGTGCAAGCCACCCTTCCTgcccacacatatacacacacagtcCCCCAGCTGGCCTCTGCAGAGCCAACAGAGTGACCAGGAATGTGCTTCCATTCAAGAAAAATGCTGCCCACTGCAAATTCCTGGCTCCAGGCACAAGCTCGCCAGCCAGAATAATCCCAGCTGAGCCTAcagcagagggcagcacagctgtggccagCCGGGGTGATGCTTGGTGAAGAACATGAGCTTTGGACTCCTCTGCTGAGCAAATCTGCCTCCGGGCAGCTTTTAAGAGCAGAAATGTCTTCCGGCTGCTGCATGGATGACCCCGAGGATAGGAAAGCAGCCTGTGTGCCACTGGTGAAGAAGATCACACCACTATTGATCTGGTCAAGCACAGGAGAACCTCCCTTGCCCTTATGGCTTCTTTGTGTGACTGACAGCAGCCCTAAttttcccccccccatttctactAGGCCTTTCAAGATTAGGTCTTGAGAGCTAGCTGTTGGTTTGAGGCAAATGATATGATACCTTGCCTCTTGCTTTTATGGAGTGTGGGGgagtgtattaattaattaattaattaataggatAACTGGATTGTTTTGGACTCTTGCAGTTCTAGGTAGTACAGGTTaggagccactttgagaactttgatggGAAAGCACTAATCAACCAATAGTTTGGACTTTGGAGTGCTTACAGGGCTGGGAGGGAGGACTTCTCTTATCTTATGCATTGCTCAAAACTTTGCTTTttggtgtttggataacttcatggaggagaggtctatcaatggctactagttgggagggctaaaggccacctccagcctcaaaggcaggatgtctctgagtaccagttgcggggagtaagagcaggagagagggcatgccttcacctcttgcctatggcttccagtggcaactggttggccactgtgtgaaacaggataatggactagatgggccttcttgggcctgatccagcaaggctaatCTTATGTTCTCCCCCATAgccagggagagccactctggctgtgctgtgaatgcgGCACTGGCCGGATTTTGCTCGTAAATGGGGCCGCGTgcccctgtttgcaagcaaaataatgcccctgcacctgatgccaggtgcaggggcatggctgatgtcaggtgcaggggcatggctggggcacaaggcacagcccctgaagcgcggtggcccgggttctttgaacccgttcacacaagGGTGGCTCTGCCTGTGCTGGATGCCATGAAAAGTTCCCTCTCCTGCTGGCATGCCACTCCAGGCCAGatggcaaactgctttggaaacggaGGGCCAGTTGATGCTCATGGCTGCCCTAGGCACAGATATAGCCAGGAGTCCTCGGGGTCTCTTTTCCCAGAAGCCTTCAGGGAAGGGGAACCCAATGCTCCCCCCGGCTCTGC containing:
- the LOC128335641 gene encoding BTB/POZ domain-containing protein KCTD12-like translates to MMALADHASCAKPGEDVVFPEIVELNVGGQVYITRHNTLVSVPGSLLWEMFTQKSTHSLARDSKGRFFVDRDGFLFRYILDFMRDQQLVLPEHFPERGRLQREAEYFKLPELVKSLAPKISKQNSIGEEPCQSDPEELSPSMDTARNLAAASAALAGTPGGSLPASAGGGAGPELRRSGFITIGYRGSYTLGRDSQTDAKFRRVARIMVCGKTSLAKEVFGETLNESRDPDRPPERYTSRYYLKFTFLEQAFDKLADSGFHMVACNSTGTCAFAHEQTDDKIWTSYTEYVFYRE